A window of Desulfobulbus oralis genomic DNA:
GCAGCGGAGAATGCCGCCAAACACGTTGATGAGGATGCCCTTGACGCGTGGATCCGTGGTAATGATGCGGAAGCCGTTCTCGATGGCCTCTTCGCTGGCGCTGCCGCCAACATCCAGGAAGTTGGCCGGAGATGCGCCCGCGAACTTGACGATGTCCATGGTGGCCATGGCGAGTCCGGCGCCATTGACCATGTTGCCCACATTGCCGTCCAGATGGATGTAGTTCAGCCCGTACCTGGAGGCGTCGATTTCCTGGAGATCTTCCTCGTCGAGATCGCGCATTTCCTGGATGTCGGGATGGCGGAACACAGCGTTGGAGTCAATGTCCATCTTGGCGTCCAAGGCGAGGATATTGCCTTCGGCGGTGATGATGAGCGGGTTGATCTCCACCATGGAGCAATCGTAGTCCATAAAGAGCTGGTAGAGATTTTTGACCAGCGCGCCCATCTGCTTGTGCAGTTCCTTTTCCAGGCCCAGGCCAAAGCAGATCTGGTTCAGGTGGAAGCTCTGCACGCCGGTCACCGGGTTGACATTTACGGTGATGATCTGCTCGGGGCTCTCGGCCGCCACTTCCTCGATTTCCATGCCGCCGGCCTGGCTGCAGATTATGGCAACCGTTGCGGTGGCGCGGTCGGGGATGATGGAGAAATACAGCTCCTTCTTGATGTTGAGGCCTTCCTCAACCAGCACCTTGCGCACCAGTTTGCCTTCCGCGCCTGTCTGTTTGGTGACGAGCTTCATGCCGATAATGGAATCGGCAACCGGTTTGACATCGGCCCTGGTCTTGGCCAGTTTGACGCCGCCGCCCTTGCCGCGGCCACCCGCATGCACCTGGGCTTTGACAACGACCGGCAGCCCGAATTCATCGGCAATCTTTTCGACTTCCGCTGAGGTCAGGGCCAGTTTGCCCCTGGGTGTGGGGACATTGTACTTCTGGAACAGTGCCTTGGCTTGATACTCGTGAATTTTCATAGACGCCATCCTTTTTGCGGCGACTCCAGAGCAGGGAGCCTGCCAGGGGAGGTTG
This region includes:
- the sucC gene encoding ADP-forming succinate--CoA ligase subunit beta, with product MKIHEYQAKALFQKYNVPTPRGKLALTSAEVEKIADEFGLPVVVKAQVHAGGRGKGGGVKLAKTRADVKPVADSIIGMKLVTKQTGAEGKLVRKVLVEEGLNIKKELYFSIIPDRATATVAIICSQAGGMEIEEVAAESPEQIITVNVNPVTGVQSFHLNQICFGLGLEKELHKQMGALVKNLYQLFMDYDCSMVEINPLIITAEGNILALDAKMDIDSNAVFRHPDIQEMRDLDEEDLQEIDASRYGLNYIHLDGNVGNMVNGAGLAMATMDIVKFAGASPANFLDVGGSASEEAIENGFRIITTDPRVKGILINVFGGILRCDVLAHGVVNAARKLNLSVPVVVRMEGTNSAEGRKILSESESGLKLTPAKDLNDAAEKVAAMVK